One region of Peptococcaceae bacterium 1198_IL3148 genomic DNA includes:
- a CDS encoding glutamine amidotransferase → MLSVCHLYPDLLNLYGDRGNVIAFLQRCRWRNIPVRLVEINLGDPLDFSDIDFLFLGGGSDREQNIMAADLVTRKGPLGQAIEDGLVVLAICGGYQLLGQYYQMTDGSKIPGLGLLDYYTVASEQRLIGDVAIEMELDGEKVKATGFENHGGQTYLGAGVAPLGKVISGYGNNGKDGFEGVRYKNVFCSYMHGPMLPKNSKLTDYLITLALKRRGMDTQLQPLDDQLENSANAVMLKRMGN, encoded by the coding sequence ATGCTGTCGGTTTGTCATCTGTATCCTGATTTATTAAACCTTTATGGTGACCGAGGTAATGTCATTGCCTTTCTGCAACGTTGTCGTTGGCGTAACATCCCGGTGCGTTTGGTGGAAATCAACCTCGGTGATCCTTTGGATTTTAGCGACATCGACTTTTTGTTTTTAGGCGGTGGCTCTGACCGAGAACAAAACATTATGGCAGCGGACTTAGTTACTCGTAAAGGCCCATTGGGGCAAGCAATTGAGGATGGTTTGGTGGTGCTGGCGATTTGCGGTGGTTATCAACTTTTAGGCCAGTATTACCAGATGACGGACGGTTCTAAAATTCCTGGCCTGGGTTTGCTAGATTACTATACAGTGGCTAGTGAGCAAAGGTTAATCGGCGATGTGGCTATTGAAATGGAGTTGGATGGGGAGAAAGTTAAAGCCACCGGCTTTGAAAACCACGGCGGTCAAACATACCTCGGGGCTGGGGTGGCGCCGCTGGGCAAAGTGATATCCGGTTACGGCAACAATGGTAAAGACGGCTTTGAGGGTGTCCGTTACAAAAACGTTTTTTGCTCCTATATGCACGGCCCGATGTTGCCTAAAAACAGTAAATTAACCGATTACCTAATCACATTGGCTCTTAAAAGGCGTGGTATGGATACTCAGTTGCAACCGCTGGATGATCAATTAGAAAACAGTGCCAATGCAGTAATGCTTAAGCGCATGGGAAATTAA
- a CDS encoding DegV family protein has product MKIKIVTDSTSYLPQHLRDEYDISVVSLGVTIDTETYREEEIDNATFYTKMAQAKAIPTSSQPPPQEFYNVFEKLVLNGHAVVGIFLSGAMSGTVSTANLAKKMILERHPHAVIEILDSQSNCMELGLPVLAAARVAKGGAGIDEVIKQAKFVMARSRFLFLPNTLAYLQKGGRIGGAAALLGSLLQIRPILTVIDGKADVFKKVRKRERALQEMIDTFLSDVKQKGLGEAVIHHINCEAEALKLAQQLKEQVGTHLPVCPIGPVIGLHVGPGTIGIVYYTQAQN; this is encoded by the coding sequence ATGAAAATAAAGATTGTCACCGACAGCACCTCTTACCTCCCCCAACATTTACGGGATGAGTATGATATATCGGTAGTATCGCTGGGAGTAACAATTGATACTGAAACCTATCGGGAAGAGGAGATAGACAATGCAACCTTTTATACCAAGATGGCTCAGGCCAAAGCAATTCCTACCTCTTCTCAACCGCCACCCCAAGAATTTTACAATGTTTTTGAAAAGCTTGTTTTAAATGGACATGCTGTGGTGGGCATTTTTCTGTCCGGCGCCATGAGCGGCACTGTTTCCACTGCTAATCTGGCCAAAAAAATGATACTGGAACGACATCCCCATGCTGTCATTGAAATATTGGATTCCCAGTCCAACTGCATGGAACTGGGTCTGCCGGTGTTGGCAGCGGCTAGAGTTGCCAAAGGGGGCGCTGGTATAGACGAAGTGATTAAACAAGCCAAGTTTGTCATGGCCAGAAGCCGATTTCTATTCCTACCCAACACTTTGGCATATTTACAAAAGGGTGGTCGCATTGGCGGTGCAGCGGCATTATTAGGTTCGCTACTGCAAATACGACCTATTCTAACGGTTATTGATGGTAAAGCAGATGTATTTAAAAAGGTACGCAAAAGAGAACGAGCGTTGCAAGAAATGATCGATACTTTTTTGTCCGACGTTAAACAAAAGGGTCTGGGTGAAGCGGTGATCCATCACATAAATTGCGAAGCCGAAGCCCTTAAGCTCGCCCAACAACTGAAAGAACAAGTTGGTACCCATTTGCCGGTATGCCCCATTGGCCCGGTAATTGGTTTACACGTTGGCCCCGGCACCATCGGCATTGTTTACTATACCCAAGCACAAAATTAA
- a CDS encoding MFS transporter — translation MAYCWLLYLIRWLLLAFITNINFIIVVQILHGICFALFWSTLVETIHQYVPKNLKSTGQGVRYMFYGFGSVLGSLGAGLVLDATNDQFMYLCCVLLTVIALMGLKRMNGGYR, via the coding sequence TTGGCTTATTGTTGGCTATTATATTTAATCCGCTGGCTGTTGCTGGCCTTTATTACAAATATTAATTTCATTATAGTGGTACAAATATTACACGGCATTTGTTTTGCGCTATTTTGGTCCACATTGGTAGAAACAATCCACCAGTATGTACCAAAAAACTTAAAATCCACCGGTCAAGGGGTACGTTATATGTTCTACGGCTTCGGCTCGGTTTTGGGCAGTTTAGGGGCCGGTTTGGTACTGGACGCCACCAATGATCAATTTATGTACCTATGCTGTGTATTATTAACGGTTATCGCTTTAATGGGCTTAAAAAGAATGAACGGAGGTTATAGATGA
- a CDS encoding aminopeptidase: protein METTMLERYAKLIVEIGVNIQQDQTLVITSPIECADFTRLVADFAYQAGARDVVIQWQDELFSHLRYLKAPEAVFTEFPKWRQEFYLSYVRAGAAFLRIAANDPELMKDVNPLRMAKAQKASSAALVEYNDRLMSNKNTWCVVSVPTKAWAQKVFPHLSAEQAMEKLWQAIFKTVRVDTADPVVAWEQHKSQLKKRLDFLNGRRFKILHFQNSLGTDLTIELPEDHIWFGGSDYTLDKVEFVANIPTEEVYTLPLKTGVNGTVVSSMPLNYNGNIVENFSLTFKDGEIVGCSAERGYEVLKNLIATDTGSHYLGEVALVPFDSPISQLNILFYNTLFDENASCHLAIGQAYPTCIENGENMSKEELEVQGVNDSLVHVDFMIGTKDLKITGIAASGQEMPVFKDGNFAF, encoded by the coding sequence ATGGAAACTACTATGCTAGAAAGATATGCTAAATTAATTGTTGAAATCGGCGTGAACATACAACAGGATCAAACGTTGGTAATTACCTCACCCATAGAATGTGCTGATTTTACCAGGTTGGTGGCTGACTTTGCCTACCAGGCCGGTGCCAGGGACGTGGTGATTCAGTGGCAGGATGAGTTGTTTTCCCACCTTCGCTATTTAAAGGCACCCGAAGCGGTATTTACTGAATTTCCTAAGTGGCGTCAGGAGTTTTACCTATCCTATGTCCGGGCTGGGGCAGCCTTTTTAAGAATTGCTGCCAACGATCCAGAACTGATGAAGGATGTTAACCCCCTAAGAATGGCCAAAGCCCAAAAAGCTAGCAGTGCAGCGTTGGTAGAATACAATGATCGACTGATGAGTAACAAAAACACCTGGTGCGTGGTGTCAGTTCCCACCAAAGCCTGGGCCCAAAAGGTGTTTCCCCATCTGTCAGCAGAGCAGGCCATGGAAAAACTCTGGCAGGCTATATTTAAAACTGTCCGGGTAGATACTGCAGACCCGGTTGTGGCATGGGAACAACATAAAAGCCAACTAAAGAAAAGATTGGATTTTTTAAACGGTCGAAGGTTTAAAATACTACATTTCCAAAATTCACTGGGTACAGATTTGACAATTGAGCTTCCGGAAGATCACATTTGGTTTGGTGGTTCGGACTATACTCTTGATAAAGTGGAGTTTGTGGCTAACATACCAACGGAGGAAGTCTATACGCTACCTTTAAAAACCGGTGTTAACGGCACAGTGGTTAGTTCAATGCCGCTGAACTACAACGGCAATATAGTTGAAAACTTTTCGCTAACTTTTAAGGATGGCGAGATTGTGGGTTGCAGCGCCGAAAGGGGTTATGAGGTGTTAAAGAATTTAATTGCTACCGATACCGGTTCTCACTATCTGGGTGAAGTGGCGTTGGTACCCTTTGATTCACCAATTTCACAGTTAAATATTTTATTTTATAACACCTTGTTTGATGAAAATGCTTCCTGCCATTTGGCCATCGGTCAGGCCTATCCCACCTGTATCGAAAATGGTGAAAACATGAGCAAAGAGGAATTAGAAGTCCAAGGAGTTAACGATTCGCTGGTGCATGTGGACTTTATGATTGGTACAAAGGATCTGAAAATCACTGGTATCGCTGCGTCAGGTCAAGAGATGCCGGTATTTAAAGACGGAAATTTTGCATTTTAG
- a CDS encoding cold-shock protein has protein sequence MTGTVKWFNAEKGYGFIETSEGNDVFVHFSAIQSEGFKTLEEGQNVEFEVVEGNRGPQAANVVAR, from the coding sequence ATGACTGGTACAGTAAAATGGTTCAATGCAGAAAAAGGTTATGGCTTTATTGAAACCAGTGAGGGTAACGACGTGTTCGTTCACTTCTCCGCTATTCAATCCGAAGGCTTCAAAACTTTAGAAGAAGGTCAAAATGTAGAGTTCGAAGTTGTTGAAGGCAACCGTGGTCCTCAAGCCGCAAACGTTGTTGCTCGTTAA